Proteins encoded within one genomic window of Sulfurovum sp. XGS-02:
- the hisF gene encoding imidazole glycerol phosphate synthase subunit HisF: MDYFAKRIIPCLDVDNGRVVKGVNFVGLRDAGDPVEVARRYNEEGADEITFLDIGASHEGRDTIVDVVKKVAQEVFIPLTVGGGIRELSDIYNLLNVGCDKVSVNSAAIKNPGFIEEGAKRFGSQCIVVAIDAKRVGDDKWHVFTHGGRNDTGIDALEWAKEAYERGAGELLVTSMDADGTKAGFDNDLNRSISDLVNIPVIASGGAGTMQHIEEAFTIGHADAALAASIFHFKEIDIMELKSYLRGKNIPVRM; encoded by the coding sequence ATGGATTATTTTGCAAAACGTATCATACCTTGTCTGGATGTAGATAACGGAAGGGTAGTAAAAGGTGTTAATTTTGTCGGGTTGCGTGATGCAGGAGATCCTGTAGAAGTGGCCAGACGTTACAATGAAGAGGGTGCAGACGAGATCACTTTTCTTGATATCGGTGCGAGCCACGAAGGACGTGACACGATCGTTGATGTCGTGAAAAAAGTGGCACAGGAAGTCTTCATCCCTCTTACGGTAGGCGGAGGGATCAGAGAACTCTCTGATATCTATAACCTTCTCAATGTAGGTTGCGATAAGGTCAGTGTGAATTCCGCAGCTATCAAGAACCCTGGGTTCATTGAAGAGGGAGCAAAACGTTTTGGATCCCAATGTATCGTAGTGGCGATAGATGCCAAAAGAGTCGGCGATGACAAATGGCATGTCTTTACCCATGGGGGACGTAACGATACGGGTATTGATGCACTCGAATGGGCGAAAGAAGCCTATGAAAGAGGTGCGGGTGAACTGCTCGTCACCTCTATGGATGCAGATGGAACCAAAGCAGGATTTGACAACGACCTCAACAGAAGCATCAGTGATCTTGTCAATATACCGGTCATTGCATCTGGTGGTGCGGGAACCATGCAGCACATTGAAGAGGCATTCACGATCGGTCATGCGGATGCTGCTCTGGCGGCTTCGATCTTCCACTTTAAAGAGATTGACATAATGGAATTAAAAAGCTATCTTAGAGGGAAGAATATCCCGGTGAGAATGTAA
- a CDS encoding RluA family pseudouridine synthase — MPFVKEKFTVAEKMPAFVFIMRTFNMSQGQAQRVISKGRLLIGNNSFFRSGEHIEGEVEVVYFKPSSQGNFPLFHTKDFMVFEKYSGVLVHPNTMATPYSLLDEIRSVSGDDANAVHRIDMETSGLLLASKHKHSESFLKRSFEERSIQKSYLAWVDGKLTEPFSSKERIKVNSDYSQSKHKVFISEEGKASHTDFIPLEYDETLDATLVACYPHTGRTHQIRVHLFHVKHPILGDPLYGTTFKTANAYLEEELSQEDRIRETGASRLMLHAHSLTFSMGSKFHIESKSDFAQMKELICEKEKRVFNKS; from the coding sequence ATGCCATTTGTTAAAGAGAAGTTTACAGTAGCAGAGAAAATGCCTGCATTTGTATTTATCATGCGTACCTTTAATATGTCACAAGGACAAGCCCAGCGTGTCATCTCCAAAGGCAGGTTACTGATCGGGAACAACTCTTTTTTCCGTTCCGGAGAGCATATAGAAGGTGAAGTGGAAGTGGTCTATTTCAAACCCTCTTCACAAGGGAATTTCCCTCTCTTTCATACCAAAGACTTTATGGTCTTTGAGAAATATTCCGGTGTACTGGTCCATCCCAATACGATGGCAACCCCCTACTCCCTCCTCGATGAGATCCGTAGTGTTTCTGGTGATGATGCCAATGCTGTGCACCGTATAGACATGGAGACATCCGGATTGCTTTTGGCAAGTAAGCATAAGCACTCAGAATCTTTTTTGAAGCGCTCCTTTGAAGAGAGAAGTATCCAGAAATCCTACCTTGCATGGGTAGACGGTAAACTCACAGAACCCTTCTCTTCGAAAGAGCGTATCAAGGTCAACAGTGACTACAGCCAAAGCAAACACAAGGTCTTTATCTCTGAAGAAGGTAAAGCTTCGCATACAGATTTCATCCCTCTTGAATATGATGAAACCCTTGATGCTACGCTCGTTGCCTGTTATCCCCATACAGGGAGAACACATCAGATCAGAGTCCATTTGTTTCACGTGAAACATCCTATTTTGGGTGATCCCCTATATGGAACGACATTCAAAACTGCCAATGCTTACCTCGAAGAGGAACTCAGCCAGGAAGACCGTATAAGAGAAACAGGCGCAAGTAGACTGATGCTGCATGCCCATAGTCTGACCTTCAGTATGGGATCAAAATTTCATATAGAGAGTAAAAGTGATTTTGCTCAGATGAAAGAGCTGATCTGCGAGAAAGAAAAAAGAGTCTTTAACAAAAGTTAG
- a CDS encoding ribonucleotide-diphosphate reductase subunit beta, with protein sequence MERKRIYNPDSEEKTGERKIFGGDPTGIFELNDIKYQWAYNLWEMMLNNTWFPKEVDMTRDVNDYKNLTDAEKSAYDKVLAQLIFMDSLQTNNIMDNINPYMTSPEINLILVRQAFEEALHSQSYAVMVDSISTNSKEIYELWRRDMMLKSKNDAIAKVYEDLTNNPTDSNIVKAMFANQILEGIYFYSGFAYLYTLARSDKMLGTAQMIRFIQRDEVTHLLLFQNMINSTRKERPDLFTKELIDEVYEMFRSAVKLECEWGAYITQGQILGLTDDIIEQYIQYLADKRLHAVGLEKIYNVEHPIKWVDNFSQFNDQKTNFFEGNVTNYSKGSLDLDDF encoded by the coding sequence ATGGAAAGAAAAAGAATATACAATCCTGATTCAGAAGAGAAAACAGGAGAACGTAAGATATTTGGTGGTGATCCTACAGGGATATTTGAACTCAATGACATCAAATACCAATGGGCCTATAATCTATGGGAGATGATGCTAAATAACACATGGTTCCCAAAAGAAGTGGATATGACCCGTGATGTCAATGACTATAAAAACCTTACGGATGCAGAGAAGTCGGCGTACGATAAAGTACTTGCGCAACTTATTTTTATGGACTCTCTTCAGACCAATAACATCATGGATAACATTAACCCTTACATGACTTCTCCCGAGATCAACCTTATCTTGGTAAGACAGGCATTTGAAGAGGCATTACACTCCCAAAGCTATGCCGTAATGGTAGACAGTATATCGACAAATTCAAAAGAGATCTATGAGCTCTGGAGAAGAGATATGATGCTCAAGTCCAAAAATGATGCCATAGCAAAGGTCTATGAAGATCTCACAAACAACCCTACAGATTCCAATATCGTAAAAGCGATGTTCGCCAATCAGATTCTTGAGGGTATCTATTTTTACAGTGGGTTTGCCTATCTCTATACATTGGCACGTTCCGATAAAATGCTTGGAACCGCACAGATGATACGTTTTATCCAAAGAGATGAGGTGACACACCTTCTTCTGTTCCAAAATATGATCAACTCTACCAGAAAAGAGAGACCGGATCTTTTTACCAAAGAGCTGATCGATGAAGTGTATGAAATGTTCAGGTCTGCAGTAAAACTTGAGTGTGAATGGGGAGCTTATATCACTCAGGGTCAGATACTGGGGCTTACAGATGATATCATCGAGCAGTATATTCAGTATCTTGCGGATAAAAGACTGCATGCAGTGGGACTCGAGAAGATCTATAATGTGGAACATCCTATCAAATGGGTAGACAACTTTTCACAGTTTAATGATCAAAAGACGAACTTCTTTGAAGGGAATGTAACGAACTACTCCAAAGGAAGTTTGGACCTGGATGACTTTTAG
- the rsmA gene encoding 16S rRNA (adenine(1518)-N(6)/adenine(1519)-N(6))-dimethyltransferase RsmA, giving the protein MIIENLAEFASKKFGQNFLKNDIYLHKIIQAMPNDDLKVAEIGPGLGDLTKELVKVRNVTAFEVDKRLCEHLTTEFEEPIHKGRFELRCGDVLERWESGSLLDEPYHLVANLPYYIATNIILKALKDEHCQSILVMVQKEVAVKFAASVKQKEFSALSVLAQTVGKATLCFEVEPEAFVPPPKVTSAVLLIEKDQSLDDERFEAFLKIAFAQPRKKLSKNLTAVFSKDMVHQTFEKLGIDPNLRPHEAETSIYHHIYNELKDNLDGKQRSEQRKISKSRAKNTQR; this is encoded by the coding sequence ATGATTATTGAAAATTTAGCCGAATTTGCCAGTAAAAAATTTGGTCAAAACTTTTTAAAGAATGATATCTATCTTCATAAAATCATCCAAGCGATGCCCAATGACGATCTAAAAGTCGCAGAGATTGGGCCTGGCTTAGGTGATTTAACCAAAGAGCTTGTAAAAGTTCGAAATGTCACAGCATTTGAGGTTGATAAAAGATTATGTGAGCATCTTACAACTGAATTTGAAGAACCTATCCACAAAGGGCGCTTTGAATTACGGTGCGGGGATGTGCTTGAGCGTTGGGAGTCAGGAAGCCTGCTGGATGAGCCTTATCATCTGGTAGCCAACCTGCCCTACTATATCGCAACCAATATCATTTTAAAAGCATTGAAAGATGAACACTGCCAGTCTATCCTGGTCATGGTTCAAAAAGAAGTGGCTGTCAAATTTGCAGCGAGTGTGAAACAAAAAGAGTTTTCTGCTCTTTCTGTACTTGCGCAAACGGTAGGGAAAGCGACACTGTGTTTCGAAGTTGAACCCGAAGCATTTGTCCCCCCTCCGAAAGTGACTTCCGCGGTGCTTTTAATAGAGAAAGACCAGTCACTGGATGACGAGAGGTTTGAAGCGTTCTTAAAGATCGCATTTGCGCAACCGCGTAAAAAACTCTCTAAAAACCTTACGGCTGTTTTTTCTAAAGATATGGTACATCAAACCTTCGAAAAGTTGGGTATAGACCCCAACCTACGGCCTCATGAAGCTGAGACATCTATTTATCATCACATATATAATGAACTAAAGGATAATTTAGATGGAAAACAACGGTCAGAACAACGAAAGATCTCAAAATCAAGGGCAAAGAACACCCAGAGATAG
- a CDS encoding purine-nucleoside phosphorylase has protein sequence MIICAGESEQFDFALPVGIGLTDVAINLTRLCLSQKPKFLLFVGTAGSYGKKKVFDIVESKTAANIENSFFTGGSYTPIDNMVSTAEDVSRETIVNSSNYITTDKSIGKAYLSKNIHLENMEYYAVLKVAKSFDIPAAGIFIVTNYCDENAHRDFMDNHKEAMLRLTQYIKESK, from the coding sequence ATGATCATTTGTGCAGGAGAGAGCGAGCAATTTGATTTTGCTTTGCCTGTCGGCATTGGGTTGACAGATGTTGCGATCAATTTAACACGTTTGTGTTTGTCTCAAAAACCAAAGTTTCTATTGTTCGTAGGTACGGCAGGCTCGTATGGTAAAAAGAAAGTCTTTGACATTGTAGAATCAAAAACAGCAGCGAACATAGAGAACAGTTTCTTCACAGGGGGCTCCTATACCCCTATAGACAATATGGTCTCCACGGCAGAAGATGTTTCACGTGAAACAATCGTGAACAGTTCCAATTATATTACGACGGATAAAAGTATAGGGAAGGCGTATCTTTCCAAAAATATCCACTTAGAGAATATGGAATACTATGCTGTACTGAAGGTAGCAAAATCTTTTGATATTCCTGCGGCAGGTATTTTCATTGTGACCAACTATTGTGATGAGAATGCACACAGAGATTTTATGGATAACCATAAAGAAGCAATGCTGAGATTAACCCAGTATATAAAAGAAAGTAAATAG
- a CDS encoding ribonucleoside-diphosphate reductase subunit alpha has translation MIRVVKRNGRVETLDVGKIQKYTAAAVEGLVRVSQSELEVDAKLQFRDMISSQEIQQTLIKTAVDKIDIDRPDWTFVAARLFLYDLYHKVTGFTGYNHLREHFERGEKEGRIVLGLKDKYDLDDLNDYIKPERDLQFTYLGIRTLYDRYLLKDRSGTPIELPQQLFMGVAMFLAQNEFDCQTWAKKFYDILSKFEVMAATPTLSNARTPRHQLSSCYIGSTPDNIEGIFDGYKEMALLSKFGGGIGWDWSLVRGMGSYIDGHKHAAGGIVPFLKIANDVAIAVDQLGTRKGAIAVYIEPWHVDVRDFLDLKKNSGEERRRAHDLFPAMWLNDLFMKRVEADEMWTLFDPFEVSELTTLYGDEFEARYIELENSDDNITRERVSAKALWKEMLRSYFETGNPFLTFKDTANKANPNKHAGVIRSTNLCTEIFQNTAPNTYKTRFTFEDGTTEAYDENEMLTVDNGKTKPAKKVTALDSLNGKQIWIVDKEKTDGDTAVCNLASVNLANVNTKEDMERVVPTAIRMLDNVIDLNFYPLAKVKKTNEKSRSIGLGVMGESQMLAEHQIEWGSHDHFTKIDEVMESFSYYAIESSSNLALEKGAYPNFEGSDWSKGIFPIDKANENACKLVDRGGLFGYSHDWQGLKEKVKTDGMRNGYLMAIAPTSSISILTGTTQAIEPVYKRKWFEENLSGLIPVVAPNLTADTWQYYTPSYDLDQNLLVKAGAIRQKWLDQGQSLNIFITLDKASGKYLNEIYMNAWKFGLKSTYYLRSQSPESSNDVEDRSMECVGCQ, from the coding sequence ATGATCAGAGTTGTTAAACGAAACGGTAGAGTAGAGACTTTAGATGTAGGCAAGATTCAGAAGTATACAGCCGCAGCAGTAGAGGGACTTGTGCGGGTAAGTCAAAGTGAACTTGAGGTGGATGCAAAGCTCCAATTTCGTGACATGATCTCTTCTCAAGAGATACAGCAAACGCTGATCAAAACAGCGGTTGACAAGATAGACATTGACAGACCCGACTGGACGTTTGTCGCTGCTAGACTTTTTCTTTACGATCTCTACCATAAAGTAACCGGTTTTACAGGCTATAACCATCTGCGTGAACATTTTGAACGTGGAGAGAAAGAGGGGCGTATCGTTCTTGGATTGAAAGACAAATATGACCTTGACGATCTTAACGATTACATTAAGCCTGAGCGTGATCTGCAATTTACCTATCTTGGTATTCGTACACTCTATGACAGATATCTCTTAAAAGACCGTAGCGGAACGCCTATTGAATTGCCTCAGCAGCTCTTTATGGGTGTAGCCATGTTCCTGGCGCAAAATGAGTTTGACTGTCAAACATGGGCGAAAAAGTTTTATGACATTTTGAGTAAGTTTGAAGTGATGGCAGCAACACCGACCCTGTCCAATGCAAGAACGCCGAGACATCAACTGAGTTCATGTTACATCGGGTCAACACCGGATAATATTGAAGGAATCTTTGACGGATACAAAGAGATGGCATTACTTTCTAAATTTGGCGGAGGTATCGGTTGGGACTGGTCACTCGTCCGTGGTATGGGCTCATATATCGATGGGCATAAGCATGCCGCAGGGGGTATCGTACCTTTCCTCAAAATCGCCAACGATGTTGCCATCGCAGTGGACCAGCTTGGTACACGTAAAGGGGCTATCGCTGTTTACATTGAACCGTGGCATGTTGACGTACGTGACTTCCTTGACTTGAAAAAGAACTCGGGTGAAGAGCGTCGTAGGGCACATGACCTCTTCCCTGCGATGTGGCTCAATGACCTCTTTATGAAAAGGGTAGAAGCAGATGAGATGTGGACACTCTTTGATCCATTTGAAGTGTCAGAGTTGACAACACTCTATGGGGATGAGTTCGAGGCACGTTATATAGAGCTTGAAAATTCAGATGATAATATTACCAGAGAGAGAGTCTCTGCAAAAGCGCTTTGGAAGGAGATGCTGAGATCTTACTTTGAAACAGGAAACCCGTTCCTTACGTTCAAAGATACGGCAAACAAAGCAAACCCTAACAAGCATGCAGGTGTGATCAGAAGTACAAACCTCTGTACAGAGATCTTCCAAAACACTGCACCGAACACCTATAAAACACGTTTCACATTCGAAGATGGAACGACCGAAGCCTATGATGAAAATGAGATGCTCACGGTAGACAACGGAAAAACAAAACCGGCTAAAAAGGTGACAGCACTTGACAGCCTTAATGGTAAGCAGATATGGATCGTTGACAAAGAAAAAACGGATGGTGATACAGCGGTATGTAACCTTGCATCTGTCAACCTTGCCAATGTCAATACCAAAGAAGATATGGAGCGTGTTGTGCCTACCGCGATCCGTATGCTTGACAATGTGATTGACCTGAACTTCTATCCTTTGGCAAAAGTAAAGAAGACAAATGAAAAGTCAAGATCCATCGGTCTTGGTGTCATGGGTGAGTCACAGATGCTTGCAGAACATCAGATAGAGTGGGGAAGTCATGACCACTTTACCAAGATAGATGAAGTGATGGAGTCATTCTCTTATTATGCCATTGAATCATCCAGTAACCTGGCATTGGAGAAAGGAGCCTATCCGAACTTTGAAGGTTCAGACTGGTCCAAAGGTATTTTCCCTATTGATAAAGCAAATGAGAATGCATGTAAACTGGTTGACAGAGGCGGTCTCTTTGGATATAGCCATGACTGGCAGGGGCTGAAAGAAAAAGTTAAAACAGACGGTATGAGAAACGGTTACCTTATGGCTATCGCACCGACAAGTTCTATCTCTATTTTGACAGGTACAACACAAGCGATCGAACCGGTCTATAAAAGAAAGTGGTTTGAAGAGAACCTCTCAGGGCTCATCCCGGTCGTTGCACCGAATCTTACGGCAGACACATGGCAGTACTATACACCTAGTTATGATCTTGATCAAAACCTTCTTGTCAAAGCAGGAGCTATCAGACAAAAATGGCTGGATCAGGGACAGAGTCTCAATATCTTTATCACGCTGGATAAAGCAAGTGGTAAATACCTCAATGAGATCTACATGAATGCTTGGAAGTTTGGATTGAAGTCTACCTACTATCTAAGATCGCAATCTCCTGAATCTTCTAATGATGTAGAAGATAGATCTATGGAGTGTGTCGGTTGTCAATAA
- the rlmN gene encoding 23S rRNA (adenine(2503)-C(2))-methyltransferase RlmN: MKKIIQDLTKEELGEVIKPSFRAKQIYNWIYHKYADSFEEMKNLPKEMREKLGEEYTLTPLKTVMVQNSKDGSRKYLFELHDKHTVESVLLLMREKEYHEDGSVKHQERYTVCISSQVGCKVGCAFCLTAKGGFMRNLTAGEIVEQVRMIKKDNAIDANRRVNIVFMGMGEPLDNLTEVAKAVKIFADPEGMAIATHRQTISTSGLSTKIEKLGKMELGVNLAISLHAVDDELRQQLMPINKAYNIESIITAVKNFPVNDRKRVMFEYLVIKDVNDDISAAKKLLSLLDGIKAKVNLIYFNPYGGTEFKRPSEKDMKEFQEYLTKRGLHCTIRESKGLDISAACGQLREQELEGEV, from the coding sequence ATGAAAAAAATAATACAAGATCTGACAAAAGAAGAGTTAGGTGAAGTGATCAAGCCCTCTTTCCGTGCGAAGCAGATATACAATTGGATCTACCATAAGTATGCAGATTCGTTTGAAGAGATGAAAAACCTACCCAAAGAGATGAGAGAAAAACTGGGTGAGGAGTATACCCTTACCCCTCTCAAAACAGTCATGGTACAAAATTCTAAAGACGGAAGCCGTAAATATCTTTTCGAACTTCATGATAAACATACAGTGGAATCTGTACTGCTTTTAATGAGAGAGAAAGAGTATCATGAAGATGGCTCTGTAAAACATCAGGAGCGTTATACGGTTTGTATCTCATCTCAGGTAGGGTGTAAGGTAGGGTGTGCCTTTTGTTTGACCGCAAAGGGCGGTTTTATGCGTAACCTGACAGCGGGTGAGATCGTTGAACAGGTACGGATGATCAAAAAAGACAATGCGATCGATGCCAACCGTCGTGTCAATATTGTTTTCATGGGGATGGGTGAACCACTTGACAACCTGACAGAAGTGGCGAAAGCCGTCAAGATCTTTGCTGATCCTGAGGGTATGGCCATAGCCACACATAGACAAACCATCTCTACCTCCGGACTCAGTACAAAGATAGAAAAACTTGGGAAAATGGAACTGGGCGTAAATCTGGCCATCTCTTTACATGCGGTTGACGATGAGTTGAGACAACAGTTGATGCCCATTAACAAGGCATACAATATTGAGTCTATCATCACTGCGGTAAAAAACTTTCCTGTCAATGACAGAAAAAGAGTGATGTTTGAGTATCTTGTCATCAAGGATGTCAATGATGATATCTCTGCAGCAAAGAAACTTCTCTCTCTTCTTGACGGTATTAAAGCCAAGGTCAATTTGATATATTTTAATCCGTACGGAGGTACGGAGTTCAAGCGTCCTAGTGAAAAAGATATGAAAGAGTTTCAGGAGTACCTGACTAAAAGAGGGTTGCATTGTACAATACGTGAGTCTAAAGGACTGGATATATCAGCAGCCTGCGGTCAGCTACGCGAACAGGAATTAGAAGGAGAAGTGTAA
- a CDS encoding carbon-nitrogen hydrolase family protein, which produces MLILPKTMEVVTLQLPSHKRYQENLDTLLYHLKEHQDKHIVVAPEVFLTAFDYEHMATAAKFSANALKTLKKEVDEQIVVFTLILEEGEHFVNQAVVIHKHKVVHRQEKVKLFKLGDEDLYFLEGKKKRIKPFEIEGVKYAILICFELRFKELWQQVEGADVVFVPSRWGKQRKTHLEVLSRALAVMNQCYVVVSNACDEDMASSSSIISPTGEVTMNDSLEAVEGSIDFREIKKMRRYIVMD; this is translated from the coding sequence ATGTTGATCCTGCCTAAAACCATGGAAGTTGTCACGCTGCAGCTTCCTTCTCACAAACGGTATCAGGAAAACCTCGATACACTGCTTTACCACCTGAAAGAACACCAAGACAAACATATTGTTGTGGCACCCGAAGTCTTTTTGACCGCGTTCGATTATGAACATATGGCCACGGCTGCAAAATTTTCTGCCAATGCACTGAAAACACTCAAAAAAGAGGTGGATGAGCAGATAGTGGTCTTCACGTTGATTCTTGAAGAGGGTGAGCATTTTGTGAATCAGGCAGTGGTGATCCATAAGCATAAGGTAGTGCATCGGCAGGAGAAGGTAAAACTCTTTAAATTGGGGGATGAGGACCTCTATTTTCTTGAAGGAAAAAAGAAGAGGATCAAACCTTTTGAGATCGAAGGGGTGAAGTATGCCATACTGATCTGTTTTGAGCTGCGGTTTAAGGAGTTATGGCAGCAGGTAGAGGGTGCAGATGTGGTGTTTGTCCCTTCAAGATGGGGGAAACAGCGCAAAACACATCTCGAAGTACTCTCCCGTGCTCTGGCGGTGATGAATCAATGTTATGTGGTCGTCTCCAACGCCTGTGATGAAGATATGGCAAGTTCATCATCCATCATCTCACCTACCGGGGAAGTGACGATGAATGATAGCTTGGAAGCGGTCGAAGGAAGTATTGACTTCAGAGAGATCAAAAAGATGCGTCGTTACATAGTGATGGACTAG
- the purB gene encoding adenylosuccinate lyase, with product MVERYSREEMAKHWTQHARYAAWLEVEKAAVKAWNKLGLIPDDDCEKIVNNATFSVERIEEIEAITKHDLIAFNTSVSESLGEESRWFHYGMTSSDAVDTGVALQMKASLEIIIADTKMLMESIKKRAEEHKMTLMVGRSHGIHGEPITFGLTLAVWYDEMARHLKNLEETMEVIAVGQISGAMGNFAHAPLELEELAMAELGLKPEPCSNQVVHRDRYARLATALALMASSVEKFAVQVRHLQRTEVYEAEEYFAKGQKGSSAMPHKRNPILTENITGLARMIRAYAAPAMENVALWHERDISHSSTERFWLPDAFITSDFMLHRMNSVIANLTVMPENMMKNLNLTGGLVFSQRVLLELPKAGVSREDAYKIVQRNAMKVWEEIQQGKPTTNDEGESLYLGHLLADEELRSKLSEAQIRECFNYDYYTKNVDAIFKRVFQ from the coding sequence ATGGTTGAAAGATATTCAAGAGAAGAGATGGCAAAACATTGGACACAACATGCAAGATATGCAGCATGGCTTGAGGTTGAAAAAGCCGCTGTGAAAGCATGGAATAAACTGGGGCTTATTCCTGATGACGATTGCGAAAAGATCGTGAACAATGCTACATTCTCAGTGGAGAGAATAGAAGAGATAGAAGCGATTACAAAACATGATCTTATTGCTTTTAACACCAGTGTCAGCGAAAGTCTCGGAGAAGAGTCCAGATGGTTCCACTATGGTATGACATCTTCAGATGCAGTAGATACAGGTGTTGCTCTCCAGATGAAAGCTTCTCTGGAGATCATCATTGCAGATACAAAGATGCTCATGGAGTCTATCAAGAAACGTGCCGAAGAACATAAAATGACTCTTATGGTAGGAAGAAGTCATGGTATCCATGGAGAACCTATTACATTTGGTTTGACTTTGGCAGTCTGGTATGATGAGATGGCCAGACATCTTAAGAACCTTGAAGAGACAATGGAAGTGATCGCTGTAGGTCAGATCTCAGGTGCGATGGGTAACTTTGCACATGCGCCGCTTGAGCTTGAAGAGTTGGCCATGGCTGAACTGGGTTTAAAACCTGAGCCTTGTTCAAACCAGGTCGTACATAGAGACAGATATGCAAGACTGGCAACTGCTTTGGCATTGATGGCTTCTTCTGTAGAAAAATTCGCAGTGCAGGTCAGACACTTGCAAAGAACAGAAGTGTATGAAGCTGAGGAATATTTTGCCAAAGGTCAAAAAGGCTCTTCTGCTATGCCGCATAAAAGAAACCCTATTTTGACAGAAAACATTACAGGTCTTGCACGTATGATAAGAGCCTATGCTGCTCCGGCTATGGAAAACGTAGCACTTTGGCATGAAAGAGATATCTCTCACTCATCTACTGAAAGATTTTGGCTTCCGGATGCGTTTATCACTTCTGACTTCATGCTGCACAGAATGAACAGTGTCATTGCAAACCTTACAGTCATGCCTGAGAACATGATGAAGAACCTTAACCTTACGGGTGGATTGGTTTTCTCTCAAAGAGTACTGCTGGAGCTTCCTAAAGCGGGTGTAAGCAGAGAAGATGCGTATAAGATCGTTCAAAGAAATGCAATGAAAGTATGGGAAGAGATCCAGCAAGGTAAACCAACGACGAATGACGAAGGTGAATCTTTGTACCTGGGACACTTGCTTGCAGACGAAGAGTTAAGATCTAAACTTTCCGAGGCACAGATCAGAGAATGTTTTAATTATGACTACTACACAAAAAATGTAGATGCTATTTTCAAAAGAGTGTTTCAATAA